The Streptomyces spororaveus genome includes a region encoding these proteins:
- a CDS encoding amino acid ABC transporter ATP-binding protein, producing MAVEPLIELRDVNKHFGALHVLRDINLTVGRGEVVVVIGPSGSGKSTLCRAINRLESVESGTILIDGEALPAEGKELARLRAEVGMVFQSFNLFAHKTVLANISLAQVKVRGRRRGEADRRSRELLERVGLSDQAGKFPAQLSGGQQQRVAIARALAMSPKALLFDEPTSALDPEMINEVLEVMQQLAREGMTMVVVTHEMGFARSAANRVVFMADGQIIEDRTPEQFFTAPESDRAKDFLSKILKH from the coding sequence ATGGCCGTCGAACCGTTGATCGAGCTGCGGGACGTCAACAAGCACTTCGGTGCGCTGCACGTACTGCGGGACATCAACCTCACCGTCGGCCGCGGGGAGGTGGTGGTGGTCATCGGCCCCTCCGGGTCCGGGAAGTCCACCCTGTGCCGGGCGATCAACCGACTGGAGAGCGTCGAGTCGGGCACGATCCTGATCGACGGGGAGGCGCTGCCCGCCGAAGGCAAGGAGCTGGCCCGGCTGCGGGCCGAGGTGGGGATGGTCTTCCAGTCCTTCAACCTGTTCGCGCACAAGACCGTCCTCGCCAACATCTCGCTCGCGCAGGTCAAGGTACGCGGCCGCAGGCGGGGAGAGGCGGACCGGCGCTCCCGGGAGCTCCTGGAGCGGGTCGGCCTGTCCGACCAGGCCGGGAAGTTCCCGGCGCAGCTCTCCGGCGGCCAGCAGCAGCGCGTGGCGATCGCCCGGGCCCTCGCCATGAGCCCCAAGGCCCTGCTCTTCGACGAGCCCACCTCCGCGCTCGACCCGGAGATGATCAACGAGGTGCTGGAGGTCATGCAGCAGCTCGCCCGTGAGGGCATGACCATGGTCGTGGTCACCCACGAGATGGGCTTCGCCCGGTCCGCCGCGAACCGCGTGGTCTTCATGGCCGACGGACAGATCATCGAGGACCGCACTCCGGAGCAGTTCTTCACCGCCCCGGAGAGCGACCGCGCCAAGGACTTCCTCTCCAAGATCCTCAAGCACTGA
- a CDS encoding DUF6278 family protein — MNIPFLGNWLNRSETEQGAGLAAALADDPEGVAELFSECEMLRVQARAAGLELDESQASLEALDQLMPRWRRDPEAVPWLGNDAGFYLGTVIIRTVPGASWRVWPNGQPVIRLASGRELNVIESGVSWAMTGSPELSQAYAEASEG, encoded by the coding sequence ATGAACATCCCTTTCCTGGGCAACTGGCTGAACCGAAGCGAAACGGAACAGGGTGCGGGTCTCGCCGCCGCCCTCGCGGACGACCCCGAGGGCGTCGCCGAGTTGTTCTCGGAGTGCGAGATGCTGCGCGTCCAGGCACGGGCGGCCGGGCTCGAACTCGACGAGAGCCAGGCCTCGTTGGAGGCCCTGGACCAGCTGATGCCGCGCTGGCGGCGCGACCCCGAGGCGGTGCCCTGGCTCGGCAACGACGCGGGCTTCTACCTCGGGACCGTGATCATCCGGACCGTACCGGGGGCGTCCTGGCGGGTGTGGCCCAACGGCCAGCCGGTGATCCGGCTGGCCTCGGGCCGGGAGCTGAACGTGATCGAGTCGGGCGTGTCCTGGGCGATGACCGGATCCCCCGAGCTCAGCCAGGCCTACGCGGAGGCCTCCGAGGGCTGA
- a CDS encoding exodeoxyribonuclease III has translation MRIATFNVNSITARLPRLLAWLESSGTDVLCVQETKCSAEQFPHDALRELGYESAVNATGRWNGVALLSKVGLEDVVPGLPGGPDYEGVQEPRAISATCGGVRVWSVYVPNGREVEHDHYGYKLDWFRSLAAAVAEDAAGPRPFAVLGDFNVAPTDEDVYDPAVFEGLTHVTPAERAALEALRAAGLSDVFPRALKYDRPYTFWDYRMLAFPKNKGMRIDLVYGNEPFTKAVTDSYVDREERKGKGASDHAPVVVDLDLDR, from the coding sequence ATGCGTATCGCCACCTTCAACGTCAACTCCATCACCGCCCGGCTGCCGCGCCTGCTGGCCTGGCTGGAGAGCTCCGGCACGGACGTCCTGTGCGTCCAGGAGACCAAGTGCTCGGCGGAGCAGTTCCCCCACGACGCGCTGCGCGAGCTGGGCTACGAATCGGCGGTCAACGCCACCGGCCGCTGGAACGGCGTGGCCCTGCTCTCCAAGGTCGGCCTGGAGGACGTGGTCCCCGGGCTGCCCGGCGGACCCGACTACGAGGGCGTCCAGGAGCCCCGCGCGATCTCCGCGACCTGCGGCGGGGTCCGGGTCTGGTCGGTGTACGTGCCCAACGGGCGCGAGGTCGAGCACGACCACTACGGCTACAAGCTGGACTGGTTCCGCTCCCTGGCCGCCGCCGTCGCCGAGGACGCGGCGGGCCCGAGGCCCTTCGCGGTGCTCGGCGACTTCAACGTGGCCCCGACCGACGAGGACGTGTACGACCCGGCCGTCTTCGAGGGCCTCACCCATGTCACCCCCGCCGAGCGGGCCGCCCTGGAGGCGCTGCGCGCCGCCGGGCTCTCCGACGTGTTCCCGCGCGCGCTGAAGTACGACCGTCCCTACACCTTCTGGGACTACCGGATGCTCGCCTTCCCCAAGAACAAGGGCATGCGCATCGACCTGGTCTACGGGAACGAGCCCTTCACCAAGGCCGTCACCGACTCCTACGTCGACCGCGAGGAGCGCAAGGGCAAGGGCGCCTCCGACCACGCCCCCGTCGTCGTGGACCTCGACCTCGACCGGTAG
- a CDS encoding MBL fold metallo-hydrolase, whose protein sequence is MKLTKRLHSCVQLEKDGRTLVIDPGAFSEPDAGLGADALLVTHEHPDHFEEGRLRAALDADPAVELWTLRSVAEKLAPAYPGRVHTVGHGDAFTAAGFEVQVHGELHAVIHPDVPRVTNVGYLVDGSLFHPGDALTVPGVPVETLMVPVHAPWNKVSEVIDYLREVKPRRALDIHDAYLSDIARPIYDHALGALGGTDHGRLTAGDSAEL, encoded by the coding sequence ATGAAGCTCACCAAGCGGCTGCACTCCTGTGTCCAGTTGGAGAAGGACGGGCGCACGCTCGTCATCGACCCGGGCGCCTTCAGCGAACCGGACGCGGGCCTGGGGGCGGACGCCCTCCTGGTCACGCACGAACACCCCGACCACTTCGAGGAGGGCCGGCTGCGGGCCGCCCTCGACGCCGATCCGGCGGTCGAGCTGTGGACCCTGCGCAGCGTCGCCGAGAAGCTCGCCCCCGCCTACCCCGGCCGGGTGCACACCGTCGGCCACGGCGACGCCTTCACCGCGGCCGGCTTCGAGGTCCAGGTGCACGGGGAACTGCACGCGGTGATCCACCCGGACGTCCCGCGCGTCACGAACGTCGGCTACCTCGTGGACGGTTCCCTGTTCCACCCCGGGGACGCGCTGACCGTGCCCGGGGTACCCGTCGAGACCCTGATGGTCCCCGTCCACGCCCCCTGGAACAAGGTCTCCGAGGTGATCGACTACCTCCGCGAGGTCAAGCCGCGCCGGGCCCTGGACATCCACGACGCCTACCTCTCCGACATCGCCCGGCCGATCTACGACCACGCCCTGGGCGCCCTCGGAGGCACCGACCACGGGCGACTCACCGCGGGGGACTCCGCCGAACTGTGA
- a CDS encoding ROK family glucokinase yields the protein MSTYRDFTLTHRGSARGTVLRTIGTRERRSHLTAPRVPTVGIDIGGTKVMAGVVDADGIILEKIRTETPDKSKSPKVVEDTIVELVLDLSDRHDVHAVGIGAAGWVDADRSRVLFAPHLAWRDEPLRDALQSRLAVPVMVDNDANTAAWAEWRFGAGRGEDHLVMITLGTGIGGAILEGGQVKRGRYGVAGEFGHMQVVPGGHRCPCGNRGCWEQYSSGNALVREARELAAADSPVAYNIIARVGGNVHEITGPLITELAREGDAMCVELLQDIGQWLGVGIANLAAALDPSCFVIGGGVSAADDLLIGPARDAFRRHLTGRGYRPEARIAKAQLGPEAGMVGAADLARLVARRFRRATRRRVERYERYERYAQQLGRRDSAAVPKDQDEQ from the coding sequence ATGAGCACGTACCGGGACTTCACGCTCACCCACCGGGGGTCGGCGCGAGGCACCGTCCTGCGGACCATCGGGACCCGGGAGCGCCGGTCGCACCTGACGGCCCCGCGCGTCCCGACGGTCGGCATCGACATCGGCGGCACCAAGGTGATGGCAGGCGTCGTCGACGCCGACGGGATCATCCTGGAGAAGATCCGCACGGAGACCCCGGACAAGTCCAAGAGCCCCAAGGTCGTCGAGGACACCATCGTCGAGCTGGTGCTGGACCTCTCCGACCGGCACGACGTGCACGCCGTCGGCATCGGAGCCGCCGGCTGGGTCGACGCCGACCGCTCCCGCGTGCTCTTCGCACCCCACCTGGCCTGGCGCGACGAGCCCCTGCGCGACGCGCTCCAGTCCCGGCTCGCGGTCCCGGTCATGGTCGACAACGACGCCAACACCGCCGCCTGGGCGGAATGGCGCTTCGGCGCCGGACGCGGCGAGGACCACCTCGTCATGATCACGCTCGGCACCGGGATCGGCGGGGCCATCCTCGAAGGCGGCCAGGTCAAGCGCGGCCGGTACGGGGTCGCGGGCGAATTCGGCCACATGCAGGTCGTCCCCGGCGGCCACCGCTGCCCCTGCGGCAACCGCGGATGCTGGGAGCAGTACAGCTCCGGGAACGCCCTGGTCCGCGAGGCCCGCGAGCTGGCGGCCGCCGACTCGCCGGTCGCGTACAACATCATCGCCAGGGTCGGCGGGAACGTCCACGAGATCACCGGGCCGCTGATCACCGAGCTGGCCCGCGAGGGCGACGCCATGTGCGTCGAGCTGCTCCAGGACATCGGCCAGTGGCTGGGCGTGGGCATCGCCAACCTCGCCGCCGCCCTCGACCCGTCGTGCTTCGTCATCGGCGGCGGTGTCAGCGCGGCCGACGACCTGCTGATCGGCCCGGCCCGGGACGCCTTCCGCCGCCACCTCACCGGCCGCGGCTACCGCCCCGAGGCCCGTATCGCCAAGGCCCAGCTCGGACCCGAGGCGGGCATGGTCGGCGCCGCCGACCTCGCCCGGCTCGTCGCCCGCCGCTTCCGCCGCGCCACCCGCCGCCGGGTCGAGCGCTACGAACGGTACGAGCGCTACGCGCAGCAGCTGGGCCGGCGCGACTCCGCCGCCGTCCCCAAGGACCAGGACGAACAGTGA
- a CDS encoding ATP-binding cassette domain-containing protein: MGPQAGGGEVTVTDTPALVKLTGVSKFYGNIRALQEVSLEVSAGEITCVLGDNGAGKSTLIKIIAGLHRHDAGTFEIEGEETVLANPRAALDHGIATVYQDLAVVPLMPVWRNFFLGSEPTRGRGPLRRLDVDLMRETTRTELLRMGIDLRDVDQPIGTLSGGERQCVAIARAVYFGAKVLVLDEPTAALGVKQSGVVLKYVAAARDAGLGVVLITHNPHHAYLVGDRFVLLKRGTMAGSHTRDSITLDELTRQMAGGSELDELSHELERVAESGAGTPPTTAATDGPTGRSGPAGETGRPPRTTAPKRDDTTR, encoded by the coding sequence ATGGGTCCGCAAGCGGGCGGAGGCGAAGTGACCGTGACCGACACACCCGCCCTGGTGAAGCTGACCGGCGTCAGCAAGTTCTACGGGAACATCCGCGCCCTCCAGGAGGTCTCGCTGGAGGTCTCCGCGGGCGAGATCACCTGTGTCCTCGGCGACAACGGCGCCGGCAAGTCCACCCTCATCAAGATCATCGCGGGGCTGCACCGGCACGACGCCGGCACCTTCGAGATCGAGGGGGAGGAGACCGTCCTCGCCAACCCCCGCGCGGCCCTCGACCACGGCATCGCCACCGTCTACCAGGACCTCGCCGTCGTCCCGCTGATGCCCGTCTGGCGGAACTTCTTCCTCGGCTCCGAGCCCACCCGCGGCCGCGGCCCCCTGCGCCGCCTCGACGTGGACCTCATGCGCGAGACCACCCGCACCGAGCTGCTGCGCATGGGCATCGACCTGCGCGACGTGGACCAGCCCATCGGCACCCTGTCCGGCGGTGAACGCCAGTGCGTGGCCATCGCCCGCGCCGTGTACTTCGGGGCGAAGGTCCTCGTACTCGACGAGCCCACCGCGGCCCTCGGCGTCAAGCAGTCCGGAGTGGTCCTCAAGTACGTCGCCGCCGCCCGGGACGCGGGCCTCGGCGTGGTCCTGATCACCCACAACCCGCACCACGCGTACCTGGTGGGGGACCGTTTCGTCCTGCTCAAGCGCGGCACCATGGCGGGCAGCCACACCCGCGACTCGATCACGCTCGACGAGCTCACCCGGCAGATGGCGGGCGGCTCCGAGCTCGACGAACTGAGCCACGAACTGGAGCGAGTGGCAGAATCAGGGGCAGGCACCCCACCGACCACGGCCGCGACGGACGGCCCCACCGGCCGCAGCGGTCCGGCCGGCGAGACCGGCCGGCCCCCCCGAACCACCGCACCCAAGAGGGACGACACCACTCGATGA
- a CDS encoding ABC transporter permease — protein sequence MSTATTPADGRDERLAPTSALRRLLARPELGSVVGAAAVFVFFSIAAPTFLQASSLSTILYSASTIGIMAAPVALLMIGGEFDLSAGVMVTTSALVSSMFSYQMTANVWVGVGVSLLVTLAIGFFNGFMLTRTKLPSFIITLGTFLMLTGLNLGFTKLITGTVSTKTIADMEGFASARALFASQWTIGSVTLKVTVLWWLAIVAVATWILLRTRAGNWIFAVGGGADAARATGVPVVKTRIGLYMGVALCAWISGQHILFSFDVVQSGEGVGNEFLYIIAAVIGGCLMTGGYGSAIGSAVGAFIFGMTSNGIVYAQWNPDWFKFFLGAMLLLATLLNAWVRKRAEAK from the coding sequence ATGAGCACGGCCACGACCCCCGCCGACGGGCGTGACGAACGGCTCGCACCCACCTCCGCCCTGCGCAGGCTGCTCGCCCGCCCCGAGCTCGGCTCGGTGGTCGGCGCCGCCGCCGTCTTCGTCTTCTTCTCGATCGCCGCCCCCACCTTCCTGCAGGCCTCCAGCCTCAGCACGATCCTGTACTCGGCCTCCACCATCGGGATCATGGCCGCCCCCGTGGCCCTGCTGATGATCGGCGGCGAGTTCGACCTCTCCGCCGGTGTCATGGTCACCACCTCGGCGCTGGTGAGCTCCATGTTCAGCTACCAGATGACCGCGAACGTCTGGGTCGGCGTCGGCGTGTCCCTGCTGGTCACCCTGGCCATCGGCTTCTTCAACGGGTTCATGCTGACCCGCACGAAGCTGCCCAGCTTCATCATCACGCTCGGCACCTTCCTGATGCTGACCGGCCTCAACCTCGGCTTCACCAAGCTGATCACCGGCACGGTCTCCACCAAGACCATCGCCGACATGGAGGGCTTCGCCTCCGCCCGCGCCCTCTTCGCCTCGCAGTGGACCATCGGCTCGGTCACCCTCAAGGTCACCGTCCTGTGGTGGCTGGCCATCGTCGCCGTCGCCACCTGGATCCTGCTGCGCACCCGCGCCGGCAACTGGATCTTCGCCGTGGGCGGCGGGGCCGACGCGGCCCGCGCCACCGGCGTGCCCGTCGTCAAGACCCGTATCGGGCTCTACATGGGCGTCGCCCTGTGCGCCTGGATCTCCGGCCAGCACATCCTCTTCTCGTTCGACGTGGTGCAGTCCGGCGAGGGCGTCGGCAACGAGTTCCTCTACATCATCGCGGCGGTCATCGGCGGCTGCCTGATGACCGGCGGCTACGGCTCCGCCATCGGCTCGGCGGTCGGCGCCTTCATCTTCGGCATGACCAGCAACGGCATCGTGTACGCCCAGTGGAACCCGGACTGGTTCAAGTTCTTCCTGGGCGCCATGCTCCTGCTGGCCACGCTGCTCAACGCATGGGTCCGCAAGCGGGCGGAGGCGAAGTGA
- a CDS encoding sugar ABC transporter substrate-binding protein, with protein MARVRTGVRVVGAVLAAVLGASLAGCSSTGGKRAEERARAAEAGRPAVSTPRWTFAMVTHAGDGDTFWDIVQKGAKEAAAKDNINFVYAHDDQAQQQAQFVQNAIDQKADGIVVSLAKPEALKDVLAKAAKAGIPVITVNSGSAQSAEYGALTHIGQDEGIAGEAVGTELNKRGRKRAVCVLHEQGNVGHEQRCAGAKKTFSGTMENLYVEGTNMPSVQASLQAKLQADPSIDAIVTLGAPFAPTAVKAKDAAGSKAEVDTFDLNASVARDLKSGALGFAVDQQPYLQGYEAIDLLWLYRYNANVLGGGRPVLTGPQIVTAAEAAELEEYIKRGSR; from the coding sequence GTGGCTAGGGTTCGGACAGGGGTACGCGTCGTGGGCGCCGTGCTCGCGGCGGTACTGGGGGCCTCGCTCGCGGGCTGCAGCAGTACGGGCGGCAAGCGCGCCGAGGAGCGCGCGAGGGCCGCCGAGGCGGGCCGGCCCGCCGTCTCCACACCGCGCTGGACCTTCGCGATGGTCACGCACGCGGGCGACGGCGACACCTTCTGGGACATCGTCCAGAAGGGCGCCAAGGAGGCCGCGGCGAAGGACAACATCAACTTCGTCTACGCCCACGACGACCAGGCACAGCAGCAGGCGCAGTTCGTGCAGAACGCCATCGACCAGAAGGCCGACGGGATCGTCGTCAGCCTGGCCAAGCCCGAGGCCCTCAAGGACGTCCTCGCCAAGGCCGCCAAGGCGGGCATCCCGGTGATCACGGTCAATTCCGGCTCCGCCCAGTCCGCCGAGTACGGGGCGCTGACCCACATCGGCCAGGACGAGGGGATCGCCGGCGAGGCCGTCGGCACCGAGCTGAACAAGCGCGGTAGGAAGAGGGCCGTCTGCGTCCTGCACGAGCAGGGCAACGTCGGCCACGAGCAGCGCTGCGCCGGTGCGAAGAAGACCTTCTCCGGCACCATGGAGAACCTGTACGTCGAGGGCACCAACATGCCCTCCGTCCAGGCGTCCCTCCAGGCCAAGCTCCAGGCCGACCCCTCGATCGACGCGATCGTCACCCTCGGCGCGCCCTTCGCGCCCACCGCGGTCAAGGCGAAGGACGCGGCGGGCAGCAAGGCCGAGGTCGACACCTTCGACCTCAACGCCTCGGTCGCCCGCGACCTGAAGTCCGGCGCCCTCGGCTTCGCCGTCGACCAGCAGCCCTACCTCCAGGGCTACGAGGCCATCGACCTGCTCTGGCTCTACCGCTACAACGCGAACGTGCTCGGCGGCGGCCGCCCGGTGCTCACCGGCCCGCAGATCGTCACCGCCGCCGAGGCGGCCGAGCTGGAGGAGTACATCAAGCGGGGCAGCCGATGA
- a CDS encoding Gfo/Idh/MocA family protein, with protein MRIGLIGTGRIGSFHAAVLARHPEAGSLLLADADPARAARLADRLGATAAPSVEQVFTWGVDAVVVASATEAHADLVVRAVRGGLPVFCEKPLAPDLNRTLAALREVTASGGLLQVGFMRRFDAGYGTARDLVRSGALGRLHTVRTTTADPAPPEAAYLATSGGLYRDCLVHDFDMVRWVTGREVVEVYAAGSDAGPALFRETGDIDTAAAVLTLDDGTLVTATGARCNGAGYDVRMELAGELDQVSVGLDDRTPIASTEPHGPPPASKPWTGFLERFAPAYEAELSAFVQLVRGQGANPCDGREALAAFRIAEACELSRRERRRVRLEELPDLPAL; from the coding sequence ATGCGCATCGGGCTGATCGGAACGGGCCGGATCGGGTCCTTCCACGCGGCGGTACTGGCACGCCACCCGGAGGCGGGCTCGCTCCTGCTCGCGGACGCCGACCCCGCGCGGGCGGCGCGCCTCGCCGACCGGCTCGGGGCCACCGCCGCGCCCTCCGTGGAACAGGTCTTCACCTGGGGCGTGGACGCGGTGGTGGTGGCGTCGGCGACCGAGGCGCACGCGGACCTCGTGGTGCGGGCGGTCCGCGGCGGGCTGCCGGTGTTCTGCGAGAAGCCGCTGGCCCCTGACCTGAACCGGACCCTCGCGGCGCTCCGGGAGGTCACGGCCTCGGGCGGACTGCTGCAGGTGGGCTTCATGCGCCGCTTCGACGCGGGCTACGGCACGGCCCGGGACCTGGTCCGCTCGGGCGCCCTGGGGCGGCTGCACACCGTCCGCACGACGACGGCCGATCCGGCGCCGCCGGAAGCCGCGTACCTGGCGACCTCGGGCGGGCTGTACCGGGACTGCCTGGTGCACGACTTCGACATGGTCCGCTGGGTGACCGGGCGCGAGGTGGTCGAGGTCTACGCGGCCGGGTCGGACGCCGGTCCGGCGCTGTTCCGGGAGACGGGCGACATCGACACGGCGGCCGCCGTGCTGACGCTGGACGACGGGACCCTGGTCACGGCGACCGGCGCCCGGTGCAACGGCGCCGGGTACGACGTGCGGATGGAGCTGGCCGGGGAGCTGGACCAGGTCTCCGTCGGGCTGGACGACCGGACTCCGATCGCCTCCACCGAGCCGCACGGGCCGCCCCCGGCGAGCAAGCCGTGGACGGGCTTCCTGGAACGTTTCGCCCCGGCCTACGAGGCGGAGCTCTCGGCCTTCGTCCAGCTGGTGCGGGGTCAGGGCGCCAACCCGTGTGACGGCCGGGAGGCGCTGGCCGCGTTCCGCATCGCGGAGGCCTGCGAACTCTCGCGGCGGGAGCGGCGCCGGGTGCGGCTGGAGGAACTCCCGGACCTGCCGGCTCTGTAA
- a CDS encoding DMT family transporter produces MTVLSPAVEAPRRAWLADLPVLAVAVVWGGSYLAAKGITTTHTVIAVLVLRFALVLPVLAVAGWARLRALRPAQLRGAAGLGLVLGVIFLLETYGVVHTSATNAGLIISLTMIFTPLAEAAVRKQAPSPGFLGAAAVSVAGVVALTQGAGFTAPSPGDVLILGAALARTLHVLLMARTEAVQDADALSLTTVQLGAAVLVFALLAAVPGTGDSPWAAAAGFGAAQWAGLAFLSVFCTLFAFFVQMWAVRRTSPSRVSLLLGTEPLWAAVAGIAVGGEEPGLLGYAGALLVLVGTAWGRRAVRTP; encoded by the coding sequence TTGACCGTGCTCTCGCCCGCCGTCGAGGCCCCCCGCCGGGCCTGGCTCGCCGATCTGCCCGTGCTGGCCGTCGCCGTCGTCTGGGGCGGCAGCTATCTCGCCGCCAAGGGCATCACCACCACCCACACCGTGATCGCCGTGCTCGTGCTGCGGTTCGCGCTCGTCCTGCCCGTGCTCGCCGTCGCCGGGTGGGCCCGGCTGCGCGCGCTGCGCCCCGCCCAGCTGCGCGGGGCCGCGGGGCTGGGCCTCGTACTCGGTGTGATCTTCCTGCTGGAGACCTACGGGGTCGTCCACACCTCCGCCACCAACGCCGGGCTGATCATCAGCCTGACGATGATCTTCACGCCCCTCGCCGAAGCAGCCGTCAGGAAGCAGGCGCCCTCCCCCGGATTCCTCGGCGCCGCCGCCGTCTCCGTCGCCGGGGTCGTGGCGCTGACGCAGGGCGCCGGGTTCACCGCCCCCAGCCCCGGCGACGTGCTCATCCTCGGCGCGGCCCTCGCCCGGACCCTGCACGTGCTGCTGATGGCCCGGACCGAGGCCGTCCAGGACGCCGACGCGCTGTCCCTGACCACCGTCCAGCTCGGCGCCGCGGTCCTCGTCTTCGCCCTGCTGGCCGCCGTACCCGGCACGGGGGACAGCCCTTGGGCCGCGGCCGCCGGCTTCGGGGCCGCGCAGTGGGCCGGGCTCGCCTTCCTCTCCGTCTTCTGCACCCTCTTCGCCTTCTTCGTGCAGATGTGGGCCGTACGCCGCACCTCGCCCTCCCGGGTCAGCCTGCTGCTGGGCACCGAGCCGCTGTGGGCCGCCGTCGCCGGGATCGCCGTCGGAGGGGAGGAGCCGGGGCTCCTCGGCTACGCGGGAGCCCTCCTGGTCCTCGTCGGCACCGCCTGGGGCCGGCGCGCCGTGCGGACGCCCTGA
- a CDS encoding dihydrofolate reductase family protein produces MGKLTLTTFVTLDGVMQAPGGPDEDRSGGFEYGGWVAPFADEGMGEFITEVFGRAEAFLFGRKTYEIFASYWPDHDDAADPVAGKLNRLPKYVASTTLAEPAWGPVTVLDGEHLQSEVVRVKDALDGELQVHGSGQLAQWLLARDLVDELNLLVFPVVLGAGRRLFPTGGLPTAYETASSRTTSAGTALHTYRPTGRAAFGTVGA; encoded by the coding sequence ATGGGCAAGCTGACCCTGACCACCTTCGTGACGCTGGACGGTGTGATGCAGGCCCCCGGCGGGCCCGACGAGGACCGCAGCGGCGGGTTCGAGTACGGCGGGTGGGTCGCGCCGTTCGCCGACGAGGGGATGGGGGAGTTCATCACCGAGGTGTTCGGCCGGGCCGAGGCGTTCCTGTTCGGGCGGAAGACGTACGAGATCTTCGCCTCGTACTGGCCGGACCACGACGACGCCGCCGACCCCGTCGCGGGCAAGCTCAACCGGCTGCCCAAGTACGTTGCCTCGACGACCCTCGCGGAGCCGGCCTGGGGTCCGGTCACCGTGCTCGACGGGGAGCACCTGCAGAGCGAGGTGGTACGGGTCAAGGACGCGCTGGACGGTGAGCTGCAGGTGCACGGCAGCGGGCAGCTCGCGCAGTGGCTGCTGGCGCGGGACCTCGTGGACGAGCTGAACCTGCTGGTCTTTCCGGTGGTCCTCGGCGCCGGGCGCAGGCTCTTCCCGACCGGCGGGCTGCCGACGGCCTACGAGACGGCGAGCTCCCGTACGACGTCGGCCGGGACGGCCCTGCACACCTACCGCCCGACGGGCCGGGCCGCCTTCGGAACGGTCGGCGCCTGA
- a CDS encoding SDR family oxidoreductase codes for MDGNSTVALVTGGSRGIGAAVALRLAEDGADVAITYVSDAEAAAEVVGKVEALGRRALAVRADAAEPGAAGAAVERVVAEFGRLDVLVNNAGVGVLGPLEALTPAEVDRVLEVNVRGVFHTTRAAAAHLGSGGRIITIGSCMTQRVPGPGGTLYAMSKSALIGFNRALARELGERGVTANIVHPGPVDTDMNPADGPYAGPQAALTALGRFGAPREVAAVVSFLAGEEAAYVTGAEFAVDGGHAA; via the coding sequence ATGGACGGCAACAGCACCGTGGCGCTGGTGACCGGTGGGAGCAGGGGGATCGGGGCGGCCGTCGCGCTGCGGCTCGCCGAGGACGGGGCCGACGTCGCGATCACCTACGTCAGTGACGCGGAGGCGGCGGCCGAGGTCGTCGGGAAGGTCGAGGCGCTCGGGCGGCGGGCCCTCGCCGTACGGGCCGACGCCGCGGAGCCCGGCGCCGCGGGTGCGGCGGTGGAGCGGGTCGTGGCGGAGTTCGGACGGCTCGACGTACTGGTCAACAACGCCGGTGTGGGCGTGCTCGGGCCGCTGGAGGCGCTGACGCCGGCCGAGGTGGACCGCGTACTGGAGGTCAACGTGCGCGGGGTGTTCCACACGACGCGGGCCGCCGCCGCGCACCTCGGCTCCGGCGGGCGGATCATCACCATCGGCAGCTGCATGACCCAGCGGGTGCCGGGCCCGGGCGGGACGCTCTACGCCATGAGCAAGTCGGCGCTGATCGGGTTCAACCGGGCGCTCGCCCGGGAGTTGGGCGAGCGCGGGGTCACCGCGAACATCGTGCACCCGGGTCCGGTGGACACGGACATGAACCCGGCTGACGGACCGTACGCGGGACCGCAGGCGGCCCTGACGGCGCTCGGGCGGTTCGGGGCGCCGCGGGAGGTGGCGGCCGTGGTGTCGTTCCTCGCGGGCGAGGAGGCCGCGTACGTGACGGGCGCGGAATTCGCCGTCGACGGCGGGCACGCCGCCTAG